One Paraburkholderia aromaticivorans genomic region harbors:
- a CDS encoding ribbon-helix-helix domain-containing protein, translated as MCGIYINADPILYESRTRSLRIHGVITTVRLENLFWDVLHEIAARESMTTSQFAVKLYDELIALRGELPTNFASFLRVCCLRYLSMRTEKGASAPDAVPELAAAVNEAKPRILKTV; from the coding sequence ATGTGTGGGATATACATCAACGCCGATCCGATCCTGTACGAATCGCGCACGCGCTCGTTGCGCATTCACGGCGTGATCACCACGGTGCGGCTGGAGAATCTGTTCTGGGACGTGCTGCACGAAATCGCCGCGCGCGAGAGCATGACGACCAGCCAGTTCGCCGTGAAGCTCTATGACGAGCTGATCGCGTTGCGCGGCGAGCTGCCGACCAACTTCGCGTCGTTTTTGCGGGTGTGCTGTTTGCGCTATCTGTCGATGCGTACGGAGAAGGGCGCCAGCGCACCCGATGCGGTGCCCGAACTGGCGGCTGCCGTGAACGAAGCGAAGCCGCGAATTCTGAAGACGGTTTGA
- a CDS encoding VOC family protein, protein MAKLIHTMIRVQDLPRSLAFYQKAFNFDVSHRLDFPDFTLAYLRNAEADAEIELTWNKGREEPYSHGDGYGHVAFVVDDAKNERQRLLDLGMTPNDLREFHNDSGELLARYFFIQDPDGYKVEVLERYGHYQ, encoded by the coding sequence ATGGCCAAACTCATTCACACGATGATCCGTGTGCAGGATCTGCCGCGCTCGCTCGCGTTCTATCAAAAGGCTTTCAATTTCGACGTATCGCACCGGCTCGATTTTCCGGACTTTACGCTCGCCTATTTGCGCAACGCCGAAGCCGATGCCGAGATAGAACTGACCTGGAATAAAGGCCGCGAGGAACCGTATTCGCACGGCGATGGCTACGGTCACGTCGCTTTCGTTGTCGACGATGCGAAAAACGAACGGCAGCGTCTGCTCGATCTCGGCATGACGCCCAACGATCTGCGCGAGTTTCACAACGATAGCGGCGAGTTGCTGGCGCGTTATTTTTTCATTCAGGACCCTGACGGTTACAAAGTTGAAGTGTTGGAACGCTACGGCCACTATCAATAG
- a CDS encoding tat (twin-arginine translocation) pathway signal sequence, translating to MKTTVIPIVASDHARHEHPHEHNHEHGDEHRAANAAAAALRIPLTRRELLRGTGVLMGTLAFSSVLSTFAPSRAWALELQGLDTHQGEVILAFTRQLYPHPTLDNAVYALVVKDLDAKAKTDPAVRQQLADGVKQLDAQAGSDWLKRTPADQAKDVAALAGTPFFNTIRSTAVVSLYANTMAYAHFGYGASEGDGGYLTKGFNSLSWLPNPPAAASGPIPTDS from the coding sequence ATGAAGACAACGGTCATCCCGATCGTCGCGTCCGATCACGCACGCCATGAGCATCCTCACGAACACAATCATGAACACGGCGACGAGCATCGCGCGGCGAATGCTGCCGCAGCCGCATTGCGCATTCCACTCACGCGCCGCGAGCTATTGAGAGGCACAGGTGTGCTGATGGGCACGCTGGCGTTCTCGTCGGTGCTGTCGACATTCGCGCCGAGCCGCGCGTGGGCGCTCGAACTGCAAGGGCTCGACACGCACCAGGGCGAAGTGATTCTGGCCTTCACGCGGCAGCTCTATCCGCACCCCACGCTCGACAACGCGGTCTACGCGCTGGTGGTCAAGGACCTCGACGCGAAAGCGAAAACCGATCCGGCGGTACGTCAGCAACTTGCGGACGGCGTCAAACAACTCGACGCGCAAGCGGGTTCCGACTGGCTCAAGCGCACGCCCGCGGACCAGGCGAAAGACGTTGCGGCGCTCGCGGGCACGCCGTTCTTCAACACGATACGCAGCACCGCGGTGGTTTCGCTGTACGCCAACACCATGGCGTATGCGCACTTCGGCTACGGCGCTTCGGAAGGCGACGGCGGCTACCTGACCAAAGGGTTCAACAGCCTCTCGTGGCTGCCCAATCCGCCGGCCGCCGCCAGCGGCCCAATCCCGACGGATAGCTAA
- a CDS encoding acyl-CoA synthetase, which translates to MNLDGQTYESLAANFVWDIPARYNIGVDVCDKWADGSGRLALIYEDAEGNATRYTFDQLKALSDRFANVLLAAGAQRGDRIGIFLSQSIETAVAHLAAYKAGMVAVPLFALFGVDAIEHRLGDSGAVALITDHAGVRKVDEIRAGLPALRNVFSVDIDQDNGDPQVPVRSFWQALNGASASFTPADTGADDPAVIIYTSGTTGKPKGALHGHRVLPGHLPGVEMSQQGFPAHATLMWTPADWAWIGGLFDVLLPSWHHGVAVLARRFAKFDGQAAFDLMARHAVSHTFLPPTALKMMRGVEHPERWRLALRSVASGGESLGEELIGWGRTALGVTINEFYGQTECNVVVSSCAALFEPCFGAIGRAVPGHHVAIVDMDGNELPQGAIGDIAVAAPDPVMFLGYWGNEAATREKFRGKFLLTGDLGTRDADGFIRFVGRGDDVITSAGYRIGPASIEDSLLRHPAVSMAAVIGAPDPERTEIVMAFVVLKAGFVGDEALVREIQHHVKTRLAAHEYPREIRFVDSLPMTPTGKVIRKALREGLGQDGDNSAAKP; encoded by the coding sequence ATGAATCTCGACGGCCAGACCTACGAATCGCTCGCGGCTAACTTCGTGTGGGACATCCCGGCGCGCTACAACATCGGCGTCGACGTATGCGACAAATGGGCCGACGGTTCGGGCCGCCTTGCGCTGATCTACGAGGACGCCGAGGGCAACGCCACACGCTACACGTTCGACCAGTTGAAGGCGCTGTCCGACCGCTTCGCCAATGTGCTGCTCGCAGCGGGCGCGCAACGTGGCGACCGCATCGGCATCTTCCTGTCGCAATCGATTGAAACGGCGGTCGCGCATCTCGCCGCCTACAAGGCTGGCATGGTGGCCGTGCCGCTCTTCGCGCTATTCGGCGTCGACGCGATCGAACACCGGCTCGGCGACAGCGGCGCGGTGGCGTTGATTACCGATCATGCGGGCGTGCGGAAAGTCGACGAAATCCGCGCAGGGTTGCCAGCTTTGCGCAATGTCTTCAGCGTGGATATCGATCAGGACAACGGCGATCCGCAAGTACCCGTGCGTTCATTCTGGCAGGCGCTGAACGGCGCGTCCGCCAGCTTCACGCCCGCCGACACCGGCGCCGACGATCCCGCGGTGATCATCTATACATCGGGCACGACCGGCAAGCCGAAGGGCGCGCTGCATGGGCATCGCGTGTTGCCCGGTCATCTGCCGGGCGTCGAGATGTCGCAACAGGGCTTTCCCGCGCACGCCACGCTGATGTGGACGCCGGCGGACTGGGCGTGGATCGGCGGCCTGTTCGACGTGCTGCTGCCGTCGTGGCATCACGGCGTCGCGGTGCTGGCGCGCCGCTTTGCGAAATTCGACGGCCAGGCCGCGTTCGATCTGATGGCGCGTCACGCGGTCTCGCATACGTTTTTGCCGCCGACCGCGCTGAAGATGATGCGCGGCGTCGAACATCCCGAACGCTGGCGCCTCGCGTTGCGCTCGGTGGCAAGCGGCGGCGAATCGCTCGGCGAGGAATTGATCGGCTGGGGCCGCACGGCGCTGGGCGTGACGATCAACGAGTTCTACGGGCAGACGGAGTGCAACGTGGTGGTGTCGTCGTGTGCGGCGCTGTTCGAGCCGTGTTTCGGCGCGATCGGCCGCGCGGTGCCGGGGCATCATGTCGCGATCGTCGACATGGACGGCAACGAACTGCCGCAAGGCGCAATCGGCGATATCGCGGTGGCCGCGCCCGATCCGGTCATGTTCCTCGGCTACTGGGGCAACGAGGCGGCGACCCGCGAAAAATTCCGCGGCAAGTTTCTGCTGACCGGCGACCTCGGCACGCGCGACGCGGACGGTTTCATCCGCTTCGTCGGCCGTGGTGACGACGTGATCACGAGCGCCGGTTATCGAATCGGGCCGGCTTCGATCGAAGATTCATTGCTGCGTCACCCGGCCGTTTCGATGGCGGCCGTGATCGGCGCGCCGGATCCCGAGCGCACGGAGATCGTGATGGCGTTCGTGGTGCTCAAGGCCGGTTTTGTCGGCGACGAGGCGCTCGTGCGCGAGATCCAGCACCACGTCAAAACGCGCCTCGCCGCGCACGAATATCCGCGCGAGATCCGCTTTGTCGACAGCCTGCCGATGACGCCGACCGGCAAGGTGATCCGCAAAGCCTTGCGCGAGGGACTCGGACAAGACGGGGACAATTCCGCGGCAAAACCGTGA
- a CDS encoding GMC family oxidoreductase yields MNQDNNKVRFSHNDDKVVVIIGSGAGGGTLANELAQKGINVVVLEAGKLHTQADFTTDEWGSFQMLSWLDKRTTSGTWRIAKDFPNLPAWICKTVGGSTTHWAGASLRIQPYEFKAKTTYGDIKDANLLDWPLTREELDPYYDRAQQKLGVTRTNGLPGLPGNNNFKVMSAGAMKVGYKECNTGHMAINSVVRDDRAHCFQRGFCFQGCRTGAKWSTLYTELPRAQATGHMELRTQAQVVRIETDARGKAKEVLYYDGNGKLQRQKARVVAVAGNSIETPRLLLNSHSSKFPQGLANGSGQVGRNYMRHTTGSVYAVFNDKVEMFKGTTMAGIIEDEAVFNPQRGFAGGYHMETVSLGLPFYAAFLNPGAWGPTFSQAMDQYAYTAGMWIVGEDMPRESNRVTLNTDVKDQYGQPVANVHFDDHPNDEAMREHAFKQGTAVYEAAGAKTVYRVPPYPSTHNLGTARMSARAEDGVCNRFGQTHEVSNLFISDGSQFTTGAAENPTLTIVTLAIRQADHIAGQMNKRVV; encoded by the coding sequence ATGAATCAGGACAACAACAAGGTGCGTTTTTCGCACAACGACGACAAGGTCGTCGTGATCATCGGTTCGGGTGCGGGCGGTGGCACGCTCGCCAACGAGTTGGCGCAGAAGGGCATCAACGTCGTCGTATTGGAAGCGGGCAAGCTGCATACGCAGGCCGATTTCACGACTGACGAATGGGGCTCGTTTCAGATGCTGTCATGGCTCGACAAACGCACCACGTCGGGCACCTGGCGCATCGCCAAGGACTTTCCGAATCTGCCCGCGTGGATCTGCAAGACGGTGGGCGGCTCGACCACGCACTGGGCCGGCGCGAGTCTGCGCATCCAGCCGTACGAGTTCAAGGCGAAGACGACCTACGGCGATATCAAGGACGCCAATCTGCTCGACTGGCCGCTCACGCGCGAAGAGCTCGATCCGTACTACGACCGTGCGCAGCAAAAGTTGGGCGTGACGCGCACCAACGGTTTGCCGGGCCTGCCGGGCAACAACAACTTCAAGGTGATGTCGGCCGGCGCGATGAAAGTCGGCTACAAGGAATGCAACACCGGCCACATGGCGATCAATAGCGTGGTGCGCGACGACCGCGCACATTGCTTCCAGCGCGGCTTCTGTTTTCAGGGTTGCCGCACGGGCGCGAAGTGGTCGACGCTCTACACCGAATTGCCGCGCGCCCAGGCGACCGGCCATATGGAGTTGCGCACGCAGGCCCAGGTGGTGCGCATTGAAACCGACGCGCGCGGCAAGGCGAAGGAGGTGCTCTACTACGATGGCAACGGCAAATTACAGCGGCAGAAGGCGCGCGTCGTCGCGGTGGCCGGCAACTCGATCGAGACCCCGCGGCTTTTGCTGAACTCGCATTCGAGCAAATTCCCGCAAGGGCTCGCGAACGGCTCGGGCCAGGTGGGCCGCAACTACATGCGTCACACCACGGGCTCGGTGTATGCGGTGTTCAACGACAAGGTGGAGATGTTCAAAGGCACCACGATGGCCGGCATCATCGAGGACGAAGCGGTGTTCAATCCGCAGCGCGGTTTCGCGGGCGGCTATCACATGGAGACCGTGTCGCTCGGCCTGCCGTTTTACGCGGCCTTTCTCAATCCGGGCGCATGGGGGCCGACCTTCAGCCAGGCGATGGATCAATACGCGTACACGGCGGGCATGTGGATCGTCGGTGAGGATATGCCGCGCGAGAGCAATCGTGTGACCTTGAATACGGACGTGAAGGATCAGTACGGCCAGCCGGTCGCCAACGTGCATTTCGACGATCATCCCAACGACGAAGCGATGCGCGAGCACGCGTTCAAGCAGGGCACGGCGGTGTACGAAGCGGCGGGCGCGAAGACGGTGTATCGCGTGCCGCCGTATCCGTCCACGCACAACCTCGGCACCGCCCGCATGAGCGCACGCGCTGAAGACGGGGTGTGCAACCGCTTCGGCCAGACGCATGAAGTGTCGAATCTGTTCATTTCGGACGGCAGCCAGTTCACCACCGGTGCCGCGGAAAATCCGACCCTGACGATCGTCACGCTGGCGATCCGTCAGGCGGATCACATCGCGGGGCAGATGAATAAACGCGTGGTGTAA
- a CDS encoding DUF5594 family protein, with translation MRPESAARFDEEFAPRIAEAIAACFATTVQTKVLPYGGHGHPTRVRIHAAPIEDMGQYPYPLNLYLTWDSDEIERLMGAEGPLRFAGYLAALPRKLAAWNHARELDFLSHTQADPLVLIGGLDFES, from the coding sequence ATGCGTCCCGAGAGTGCCGCCCGTTTCGATGAAGAGTTCGCGCCTCGCATCGCCGAGGCTATTGCCGCCTGCTTCGCTACTACCGTGCAGACCAAAGTGCTGCCGTACGGCGGCCATGGGCATCCCACTCGCGTGCGGATTCACGCGGCGCCCATCGAAGACATGGGGCAGTACCCGTATCCGCTGAATCTGTATCTGACCTGGGACAGCGACGAAATCGAGCGACTGATGGGCGCGGAAGGGCCGTTGCGTTTCGCCGGCTATCTGGCCGCGTTGCCGCGCAAGCTCGCAGCCTGGAATCATGCGCGCGAACTGGATTTTCTCTCGCATACGCAGGCCGATCCTCTGGTGTTGATCGGCGGACTCGATTTCGAGTCGTAA